Proteins encoded in a region of the Paucibacter sediminis genome:
- a CDS encoding efflux transporter outer membrane subunit has translation MRNRLTPLLSALLLAGCANLAVLEPHAMPATPAAFAHAGAAGQPSAAADAWWQAFGDPRLDALTERALAHNTSIQQAAARLAQARALLRNSDAARAPQLNVNAGAARQGGDAARATGTAGTQLTAGVSLAYEIDVMGRLSQASQAASLDAQAREALLQATRLLVQSDVAQAYFALRALDAERALMRDTVAAYQATLLLTEKRHAAGDIAELDVVRVRTEVAATQAQAVALERRRAELLHALALLAGELPGSLELAEATWPEALPQIPAGLPSTVLARRPDVQAAQASLRAAQARLGVAQKAWFPSLALTASAGGASPELSDLFKSSAGLWGLNALLNLPLLDGGRRAAGVESAAAQADAAAASYREQVLQAFKEVEDQLVALQTLAEQAQLQARAVSSATRALQLSDARYRNGLVSQLELLDARRSELSLRRQALQLRAAQYQATVGLVKALGGGWG, from the coding sequence ATGAGAAACAGACTAACGCCCTTGTTGTCGGCCCTGCTGCTGGCCGGCTGCGCCAACCTCGCCGTGCTCGAGCCCCATGCCATGCCGGCCACGCCGGCCGCCTTCGCGCATGCCGGCGCGGCCGGCCAGCCCAGCGCTGCGGCAGACGCCTGGTGGCAGGCCTTTGGCGACCCGCGGCTCGACGCCCTGACCGAACGCGCGCTGGCCCACAACACCAGCATCCAGCAGGCGGCCGCGCGCCTGGCCCAGGCCCGCGCACTCCTGCGCAACAGCGATGCGGCGCGTGCGCCGCAGCTCAATGTGAACGCGGGCGCCGCGCGCCAGGGTGGCGATGCCGCACGCGCCACCGGCACCGCCGGCACCCAGCTCACCGCCGGTGTGAGCCTGGCCTACGAGATCGATGTGATGGGCCGGCTCAGCCAGGCCAGCCAGGCCGCCAGCCTGGACGCGCAGGCGCGCGAGGCCCTGCTGCAGGCCACCCGGCTGCTGGTGCAGAGCGATGTGGCGCAGGCCTATTTCGCGCTGCGCGCGCTCGACGCCGAACGCGCGCTGATGCGCGACACCGTGGCCGCCTACCAAGCCACGCTGCTGCTCACCGAGAAGCGCCACGCCGCCGGCGACATCGCTGAGCTGGACGTGGTGCGGGTGCGCACCGAGGTGGCGGCCACCCAGGCACAGGCGGTCGCGCTGGAACGCCGCCGCGCCGAGCTGCTGCATGCGCTGGCGCTGCTGGCCGGCGAGCTGCCTGGCAGCCTGGAACTCGCCGAAGCCACCTGGCCCGAGGCCCTGCCGCAAATCCCCGCCGGCCTGCCCAGCACGGTGCTGGCGCGCCGCCCCGATGTGCAGGCGGCGCAAGCCAGCCTGCGGGCCGCGCAGGCGCGCCTGGGCGTGGCGCAGAAGGCCTGGTTCCCCAGCCTGGCGCTCACCGCCTCGGCGGGCGGCGCCTCGCCCGAGCTCTCTGATCTGTTCAAGTCATCGGCCGGGCTGTGGGGCCTCAACGCGCTGCTGAACCTGCCGCTGCTGGACGGTGGCCGGCGCGCGGCCGGCGTGGAGAGCGCGGCGGCCCAGGCCGATGCCGCCGCGGCCAGCTACCGCGAGCAGGTCCTGCAGGCCTTCAAGGAGGTGGAGGACCAGCTCGTCGCGCTGCAGACCCTGGCCGAGCAGGCGCAGCTGCAGGCGCGGGCGGTGAGCTCGGCCACGCGCGCGCTGCAGCTCTCGGACGCGCGCTACCGCAACGGCCTGGTGAGCCAGCTGGAGCTGCTGGACGCGCGCCGCAGCGAGCTGAGCCTGCGCCGCCAGGCCCTGCAGCTGCGCGCCGCGCAGTACCAGGCCACGGTGGGCCTGGTGAAGGCGCTGGGCGGCGGCTGGGGCTGA